One genomic window of Roseateles sp. DAIF2 includes the following:
- a CDS encoding U32 family peptidase, with translation MQNKDRIALSIGPVLYYWPRDTLLNFYAMLADSAADSVVLGEVVCERRHELKFADWLALARDLAATGKEVVLATQALIASESDLRLLRRAAEQAEFLIEAGDASALQLLSKAGRPFVLGPHINVYSRDALREYLRLGARRWVPPVELPLPAIRHVNGLADGASEPLLPTEVFAYGRLPLAFSARCFTARHHRLAKDQCEFRCRDDRDGLLLNTSDGTPFLVLNGIQTQSAAQQCLLGEEEALRGAGVTRLRLSPSSTGFEEVIAHFEAVFNTAGDPAAALGKLRESALPGGLVDGFARAQAGLAWSRPSC, from the coding sequence ATGCAGAACAAGGACCGCATCGCACTGAGCATCGGCCCGGTGCTGTACTACTGGCCACGCGACACCCTGCTGAACTTCTACGCGATGCTGGCCGACTCCGCGGCCGACAGCGTCGTGCTGGGCGAGGTGGTTTGCGAGCGCCGCCATGAGCTGAAATTCGCCGATTGGCTGGCGCTGGCACGCGACTTGGCCGCCACCGGCAAGGAGGTGGTGCTGGCCACGCAGGCGCTGATCGCCTCGGAGTCCGACCTGCGGCTGCTGCGCCGCGCGGCCGAGCAGGCCGAGTTCCTGATCGAGGCCGGCGATGCCTCCGCGCTACAGCTGCTGAGCAAGGCCGGCCGGCCCTTCGTGCTCGGGCCGCACATCAATGTCTACAGCCGCGATGCACTGCGCGAGTACCTGCGCCTGGGCGCCCGGCGCTGGGTGCCGCCGGTCGAGCTGCCGCTGCCGGCCATACGCCATGTCAACGGGCTCGCCGACGGTGCATCCGAGCCGCTGCTGCCAACCGAGGTGTTTGCCTACGGCCGGCTGCCGCTGGCGTTCTCGGCGCGCTGCTTCACCGCGCGCCACCACCGCCTGGCCAAGGATCAGTGCGAGTTCCGCTGCCGCGACGACCGCGACGGCCTGCTGCTGAACACCAGCGATGGCACGCCCTTCCTGGTGCTGAACGGCATCCAGACCCAGTCGGCCGCACAGCAGTGCCTGCTGGGCGAGGAGGAAGCGTTGCGCGGCGCCGGCGTGACGCGGCTGCGCCTGTCGCCGTCGTCCACCGGCTTTGAGGAGGTGATCGCGCATTTCGAGGCAGTCTTCAACACGGCCGGCGACCCCGCCGCCGCATTGGGTAAGCTGCGGGAGTCGGCGCTGCCAGGGGGTCTGGTCGACGGCTTCGCGCGGGCCCAGGCCGGCCTGGCATGGAGCCGTCCCTCATGCTGA
- a CDS encoding SCP2 sterol-binding domain-containing protein, whose product MLSHLPRHPAELAQRLRPLVRRLPMQPPALALALLLNRLLLPRLPADARAQLARRAVRVDVEDLGLSLRLLLGDHGFRPAPGGMPDALRIAAASPDYWRLLSGRDDADRLFFERALVMEGDTELGLVLKNTLDAIGPLWVMPSRGAA is encoded by the coding sequence ATGCTGAGCCACCTGCCCCGCCATCCCGCCGAACTGGCGCAGCGCCTGCGCCCGCTGGTGCGACGCCTGCCGATGCAGCCGCCCGCGCTGGCCCTGGCCCTGCTGCTGAACCGCCTGCTGCTGCCGCGTCTGCCGGCGGATGCACGCGCGCAGCTGGCGCGGCGCGCGGTGCGGGTCGATGTCGAAGACCTCGGCCTGTCGCTGCGGCTGCTGCTCGGGGACCATGGTTTCCGACCAGCGCCTGGCGGCATGCCCGACGCGCTGCGCATCGCCGCCGCCTCGCCCGACTACTGGCGGCTGCTCAGCGGTCGCGACGACGCCGACCGTCTGTTCTTCGAGCGCGCGCTGGTGATGGAGGGCGATACCGAGCTGGGCCTGGTGCTGAAGAACACGCTGGATGCGATCGGGCCCTTGTGGGTGATGCCGAGCCGAGGCGCCGCCTGA
- a CDS encoding DUF2249 domain-containing protein, which yields MSQTQNGTVIDVRMIAPRERHALIFATFAGLLPGQALQLVNDHDPRPLYYQLQAEQPGGFDWQYLENGPEIWAVAITKRAAGGCCGSCGGGQH from the coding sequence ATGTCCCAGACCCAGAACGGCACCGTCATCGATGTCCGCATGATCGCGCCGCGCGAGCGCCACGCGCTGATCTTCGCCACCTTTGCCGGCCTGCTGCCGGGCCAGGCGCTGCAGCTGGTCAACGACCATGACCCGCGCCCGCTGTACTACCAACTGCAGGCCGAGCAGCCCGGCGGCTTCGACTGGCAGTACCTGGAGAACGGCCCCGAGATCTGGGCGGTCGCGATCACCAAGCGCGCCGCCGGCGGCTGCTGCGGTTCCTGCGGCGGCGGCCAGCACTGA
- a CDS encoding nitric-oxide reductase large subunit yields the protein MNTQGRLWRWLALVFVLSFGALGYLGWQIHLAAPPIPTQVVASDGRVLFSGEQIQQGQRAWLASGGQQLGSVWGHGSYVAPDWSADWLHREAEALRGIRSRQYQGGAPLDEADRGAVLAALRQEMRRNTHDEMDGRVTVSVERAEAIRAVAAHYEALFGNAGELAALREQYAMHDDALPSAEDRRALAAFFFWSAWAATTDRPGETDLSYTSNWPHEPLVGNTLTGSAAIWSMVSIVLLLAGIAAMLWLHGSARHEPEALPPNEDPLKGVVATPSMKATRKYFFVVIALMLLQIAMGVITAHYAVEGQAFFGLPLAELLPYVVSRTVHTQVGIFWIATAWLATGLYIAPLLSGREPKWQKLGVDLLFWALVFVVLGSTVTGWLGTLQRRGMDFSFWLGNQGLEFTSMGRVWQLLLFAGLLFWVLLLGRALWPALKKPSETRGLIAMVFLSASCIGGFYASSLTWGQHTHYSMIEYWRWWLVHLWVEGFFEVFATAVVALIFTRLGLVRASSANRAIVAETIVFLFGGILGTLHHLYFTGTPTSVIAVGAVFSALEVVPLTLIGLEAIQTWRRSHSRPWLAAYRWPILCFVAVGFWNTVGAGLLGFAINPPASLYYVQGLNMTPAHGHAALFGVYGMLGIGLMLFCLRGLYERHADRLLAPAFWGMNLGLAMMVFLSLLPAGIYQAWASVSRGLWYARSPEIVHSGVMEALVWLRVPGDLLFAAGAVLLAVYALKLLPGRPAKPVLGRGAAQGG from the coding sequence ATGAACACCCAAGGCAGACTCTGGCGCTGGCTGGCGCTGGTCTTCGTGTTGTCATTCGGTGCCCTCGGCTATCTGGGCTGGCAGATCCACCTGGCCGCCCCGCCGATCCCGACCCAGGTCGTCGCCAGCGACGGCCGGGTCCTGTTCAGCGGCGAGCAGATCCAGCAGGGCCAGCGCGCCTGGCTGGCCAGCGGCGGCCAGCAGCTCGGCAGCGTCTGGGGCCACGGCAGCTATGTGGCGCCCGACTGGTCGGCCGACTGGCTGCACCGCGAGGCCGAGGCGCTGCGGGGCATCCGCTCGCGCCAGTACCAGGGCGGAGCGCCGCTGGACGAGGCCGATCGCGGCGCCGTGCTGGCCGCGCTACGCCAGGAGATGCGGCGCAACACCCATGACGAGATGGACGGCCGCGTCACCGTCTCGGTCGAGCGCGCCGAGGCGATCCGCGCGGTGGCCGCCCATTACGAGGCGCTGTTCGGCAACGCGGGCGAGCTCGCCGCGCTGCGCGAGCAGTACGCGATGCATGACGATGCCCTGCCGAGCGCCGAGGACCGCCGCGCCCTGGCCGCGTTCTTCTTCTGGAGCGCCTGGGCCGCAACGACCGACCGCCCCGGCGAAACCGATCTGTCCTACACCAGCAACTGGCCGCATGAGCCGCTGGTCGGCAACACCCTGACCGGCTCCGCCGCGATCTGGAGCATGGTCAGCATCGTGCTGCTGCTGGCCGGCATCGCCGCGATGCTGTGGCTGCACGGCAGCGCCCGGCACGAGCCCGAAGCGCTGCCGCCGAACGAGGATCCGCTCAAGGGTGTCGTCGCGACGCCCTCGATGAAGGCCACGCGCAAGTACTTCTTCGTCGTGATCGCGCTGATGCTGCTGCAGATCGCGATGGGCGTGATCACCGCGCATTACGCGGTCGAGGGACAGGCCTTCTTCGGCCTGCCGCTGGCGGAGCTGCTGCCCTATGTGGTGAGCCGCACCGTGCACACCCAGGTCGGCATCTTCTGGATCGCCACCGCCTGGCTGGCTACCGGCCTATACATCGCGCCGCTGCTGTCGGGCCGCGAGCCGAAGTGGCAGAAGCTGGGCGTGGACCTGCTGTTCTGGGCCCTGGTCTTCGTCGTGCTCGGCTCCACCGTGACCGGATGGCTCGGCACCCTGCAGCGCCGCGGCATGGACTTCAGCTTCTGGCTCGGCAACCAGGGCCTGGAGTTCACCAGCATGGGCCGTGTCTGGCAGCTGCTGCTGTTCGCCGGCCTGCTGTTCTGGGTGCTGCTGCTGGGCCGCGCGCTGTGGCCCGCGCTGAAGAAGCCCTCGGAGACGCGCGGCCTGATCGCGATGGTGTTCCTCTCGGCCAGCTGCATCGGCGGCTTCTACGCCAGCTCGCTGACCTGGGGCCAGCACACCCACTACTCGATGATCGAGTACTGGCGCTGGTGGCTGGTGCACCTGTGGGTGGAGGGCTTCTTCGAGGTCTTCGCCACCGCGGTGGTCGCCTTGATCTTCACCCGCCTGGGCCTGGTGCGCGCCAGCAGCGCCAATCGGGCGATCGTGGCCGAGACCATCGTGTTCCTGTTCGGCGGCATCCTGGGCACCCTGCACCACCTCTACTTCACCGGCACGCCCACCTCGGTGATCGCGGTCGGCGCGGTGTTCTCGGCGCTGGAGGTCGTGCCCCTGACCCTGATCGGGCTGGAGGCGATCCAGACCTGGCGCCGCTCGCACAGCCGGCCCTGGCTGGCGGCCTACCGCTGGCCCATCCTCTGCTTCGTCGCGGTGGGCTTCTGGAACACCGTCGGCGCCGGCCTGCTGGGCTTCGCGATCAACCCGCCCGCCTCGCTGTACTACGTGCAGGGCCTCAACATGACGCCGGCCCATGGCCATGCGGCGCTGTTCGGCGTCTACGGCATGCTGGGCATCGGCCTGATGCTGTTCTGCCTGCGCGGCCTGTACGAGCGCCATGCCGACCGCCTGCTGGCTCCGGCCTTCTGGGGCATGAACCTCGGGCTGGCGATGATGGTCTTCCTGTCCCTGCTGCCGGCCGGCATCTACCAGGCCTGGGCCAGCGTCAGCCGCGGCCTCTGGTATGCCCGTTCGCCCGAGATCGTGCATTCAGGCGTGATGGAGGCCCTGGTCTGGCTACGTGTGCCGGGCGACCTGCTGTTCGCCGCCGGCGCGGTACTGCTGGCCGTCTATGCGCTGAAGCTGCTGCCCGGGCGGCCCGCCAAGCCGGTGCTGGGCCGCGGCGCGGCGCAAGGGGGCTGA
- a CDS encoding Rrf2 family transcriptional regulator — translation MKLTSFTDYSLRVLIYLAARPGSRATIGEIAAAFEISEHHLTKVVHFLGKSGWLSNVRGKGGGMELALEPEQIGVGAVVRETEGEARPAECFGEEGGQCAITPACQLRGVLAEAVAAFYAVLDRYTLADLVRNRQAVAKLLFFERRA, via the coding sequence ATGAAACTCACCAGCTTCACCGACTACAGCCTGCGCGTGCTGATCTACCTGGCGGCGCGCCCCGGCAGCCGCGCCACCATCGGCGAGATCGCGGCGGCCTTCGAGATCTCGGAGCACCACCTGACCAAGGTCGTGCATTTCCTCGGCAAGAGCGGCTGGCTCAGCAATGTACGTGGCAAGGGCGGCGGCATGGAGCTGGCACTCGAGCCCGAGCAGATCGGCGTCGGCGCCGTGGTGCGCGAGACCGAGGGCGAGGCCCGGCCGGCCGAATGCTTCGGCGAGGAAGGCGGGCAATGCGCGATCACGCCGGCCTGCCAGCTGCGCGGCGTGCTGGCCGAAGCGGTGGCGGCCTTCTACGCGGTGCTGGACCGCTACACCCTGGCCGACCTGGTGCGAAACCGCCAGGCGGTAGCCAAGCTGCTGTTCTTCGAGAGGCGTGCATGA
- a CDS encoding metal-sulfur cluster assembly factor produces MSTHPEPPFPYDGPEALREPVLAALRRVVDPEVAMSIVDVGLVYGVTIADQQARIRLTMTSPACPVADVILDEVEAELDRVLPQGIALDTQLVWEPPWSPERMSERARRFMGW; encoded by the coding sequence ATGAGCACCCATCCTGAGCCCCCCTTCCCCTACGACGGCCCCGAGGCGCTGCGCGAACCCGTGCTCGCGGCGCTGCGGCGCGTGGTCGATCCCGAGGTCGCAATGAGCATCGTCGACGTCGGCCTGGTCTACGGCGTCACGATCGCCGACCAGCAGGCCCGCATTCGCCTGACGATGACCTCGCCGGCCTGCCCGGTGGCCGACGTGATCCTGGACGAGGTCGAGGCCGAACTGGACCGCGTGCTGCCGCAAGGCATCGCGCTCGACACGCAGCTGGTCTGGGAGCCGCCCTGGAGCCCCGAGCGCATGAGCGAGCGGGCGCGCCGCTTCATGGGCTGGTAG
- a CDS encoding NnrS family protein, whose product MSAFIRLEEPLRRPAGPPRFALWQLGFRPFYLLASGFAALSVALWALQFAGLLGHRPYLAGPLWHAHEMLFGFTLAVVVGFLFTAGRNWTNQPTPTGVPLMMLAALWLAGRLLVLTPWGLAAALVNVAFPLAAALGLAIPFYKARNRRNYFFVALLLGLASAQALLHLGWLGLLALPPWFGVQPALDLVLFILAVMGGRVIPMFTNNGAPGANATRRPRLEQLSLGALLTLLAADLGGLAGLPLALLCALAATLHLLRWLLWQPQRTWRVPLLWVLHIAYAWLPLHLALRGLAALDLVPASLATHALTLGAVGGLIIGMMTRTARGHTGRPLRASRLDVTCYLLVLAAASLRVLLPLAAPALLMPAVLGSALLWSAGFGLYAVGYWPVLSRARLDGRPG is encoded by the coding sequence ATGTCCGCCTTCATCCGTCTCGAGGAGCCCCTGCGGCGCCCGGCCGGCCCGCCGCGCTTTGCGTTGTGGCAGCTGGGATTCCGACCCTTCTACCTGCTGGCCAGCGGCTTCGCGGCGCTGTCGGTCGCGCTGTGGGCGCTGCAGTTCGCCGGCCTGCTGGGCCATCGCCCCTATCTAGCCGGGCCGCTGTGGCATGCGCACGAGATGCTGTTCGGCTTCACCTTGGCCGTGGTGGTCGGCTTCCTGTTCACCGCGGGCCGCAACTGGACCAACCAACCCACGCCCACCGGCGTGCCGCTGATGATGCTGGCCGCGCTCTGGCTGGCCGGGCGGCTGCTGGTGCTGACGCCCTGGGGCCTCGCGGCCGCCCTCGTCAACGTGGCCTTCCCGCTGGCCGCCGCGCTGGGCCTGGCCATCCCCTTCTACAAGGCGCGCAACCGGCGCAACTACTTCTTCGTCGCGCTGCTGCTGGGGCTGGCGTCGGCGCAGGCCTTGCTGCATCTGGGCTGGCTGGGCCTGCTGGCGCTGCCGCCCTGGTTCGGTGTGCAGCCGGCGCTGGACCTGGTGCTCTTTATCCTGGCGGTGATGGGCGGCCGCGTGATCCCGATGTTCACCAACAATGGCGCACCGGGCGCCAACGCGACGCGCCGGCCGCGACTCGAACAGCTGTCGCTGGGTGCGCTGCTGACCTTGCTGGCGGCCGACCTGGGTGGCCTCGCCGGCCTGCCGCTGGCCCTGCTGTGCGCACTGGCCGCGACCCTGCACCTGCTGCGCTGGCTGCTCTGGCAGCCGCAGCGGACCTGGCGCGTGCCGCTGCTGTGGGTGCTGCACATCGCCTATGCCTGGCTGCCGCTGCACCTGGCCCTGCGCGGCCTGGCCGCGCTGGATCTGGTGCCCGCCTCGCTGGCGACCCATGCCCTGACCCTCGGCGCGGTCGGCGGCCTGATCATCGGCATGATGACGCGCACCGCCCGCGGCCACACCGGCCGGCCGTTGCGTGCCAGCCGGCTGGACGTCACCTGCTACCTGCTGGTGCTGGCCGCCGCGTCGCTGCGCGTGCTGCTGCCGCTCGCCGCTCCAGCCCTGCTGATGCCGGCGGTGCTGGGCTCTGCCCTGCTCTGGTCTGCCGGCTTCGGGCTCTATGCGGTCGGCTACTGGCCGGTGCTGAGCCGGGCGCGGCTGGATGGACGACCGGGCTGA
- a CDS encoding SLAC1 anion channel family protein codes for MLATTIPNESPQVATPPRASVRHLPVNLFGAVMSLAGLAMAWRLAGRSLGAPAVIGEAIIVLALGVFLLLGGAYLSKLLRHRDAVKAEFAHPILGNFFGTIAISLLLLSSLVQPYGATAAQAMWGLGSAATLLLAYVAAVRLLRGGRAPQDAVPALLIPGVAALDIPVTGAQMTMAWAAELNLAALAIGGVQALLLLSLVFARLVQQPALAAGLKPSLMILVAPFAVGFLAYTNVVGEVDRLAALLFYFGVFTFLLVAPQVFRRDVPFVPGWWAIGFPMAALANAALKYAEAHAALPLTLLAGLLLAVLSLAIAVLVLRTLRSLFDGSLLKA; via the coding sequence ATGCTTGCCACCACGATTCCCAACGAAAGTCCCCAGGTCGCCACGCCGCCGCGGGCCAGCGTGCGGCACCTGCCCGTTAATCTGTTCGGCGCCGTAATGAGCCTGGCGGGTCTGGCCATGGCCTGGCGCCTGGCCGGCCGCAGCCTGGGCGCGCCGGCCGTGATCGGCGAGGCGATCATCGTGCTGGCGCTGGGCGTCTTCCTGCTGCTGGGCGGCGCCTACCTGAGCAAGCTGCTGCGCCACCGCGACGCGGTGAAGGCCGAGTTCGCACATCCCATCCTCGGCAACTTCTTCGGCACGATCGCGATCTCGCTGCTGTTGCTCTCGTCCCTGGTGCAGCCCTATGGCGCGACTGCGGCGCAGGCCATGTGGGGCCTGGGCAGTGCCGCAACCCTGCTGCTGGCCTATGTTGCGGCGGTGCGGCTGCTGCGCGGCGGCAGGGCGCCCCAGGATGCGGTGCCGGCGCTGCTGATCCCGGGCGTGGCCGCGCTGGACATTCCCGTCACCGGCGCCCAGATGACTATGGCCTGGGCGGCCGAACTGAACCTGGCGGCGCTGGCGATCGGCGGCGTGCAGGCCCTGCTGCTGCTGAGCCTGGTCTTCGCCCGCCTGGTGCAGCAGCCGGCGTTGGCCGCCGGCCTGAAGCCCTCACTGATGATCCTGGTCGCCCCCTTCGCGGTGGGTTTCCTGGCTTACACCAATGTAGTTGGCGAAGTCGATCGGCTGGCCGCGCTGCTGTTCTATTTCGGCGTCTTCACCTTCCTGCTGGTGGCGCCCCAGGTGTTCCGCCGCGACGTGCCTTTCGTGCCGGGCTGGTGGGCGATCGGTTTTCCGATGGCCGCGCTCGCCAATGCGGCGCTGAAATACGCCGAGGCCCATGCCGCGCTGCCCCTGACGCTGCTGGCCGGCCTGCTGTTGGCGGTGCTGAGCCTGGCGATCGCGGTCCTGGTGCTGCGCACGCTGCGTTCGCTGTTCGACGGCAGCCTGCTGAAGGCCTGA